From a single Miscanthus floridulus cultivar M001 chromosome 8, ASM1932011v1, whole genome shotgun sequence genomic region:
- the LOC136472785 gene encoding BTB/POZ domain-containing protein At1g55760-like → MTDGARVEAAPRLAQWRVDALPCYTYRKSLPFHIGLWNWYLSVERNNKQTCVKLFAENSNSPKNGPSAPIASFVTKLLISLPPNQQTIVHPGIFDKQLKHDGFVWAIDSTVTGRFVIEIEFLDLKVADPSGGEPASIWASRQIKQCSDSTALSSLARMLHEDILTDITINAADGSVRAHRAILVTRSPVFRSMFSHDLREKELSTVDISDMTVDACHAFLSYIYGDVRGEEFLANRLALLRAADKYDIDDLREACHESLLEDIDTGNVLERLQTAHLYRLPRLKGGCLRFLVDFRKVYEMHDDLNAFLQTADRDLVAEVFHGVLAAWSGR, encoded by the exons ATGACCGACGGCGCGCGCGTCGAGGCGGCACCCAGGCTCGCGCAATGGCGCGTCGACGCGCTCCCCTGCTACACCTACCGCAAGTCACTCCCCTTCCACATCGGCCTTTGGAACTG GTACCTATCTGTGGAGAGAAATAACAAGCAAACTTGTGTTAAGCTCTTTGCAGAGAATTCGAATTCTCCCAAGAACGGCCCCTCAGCCCCAATAGCTTCCTTTGTCACCAAACTTCTCATATCTCTTCCACCTAATCAACAGACCATAGTCCACCCAG GGATTTTTGACAAACAGCTGAAACACGACGGTTTTGTGTGGGCAATTGATAGCACTGTGACAGGGAGATTTGTGATTGAGATAGAGTTTCTTGACCTGAAGGTCGCTGATCCATCT GGTGGCGAACCAGCCTCAATCTGGGCCTCCCGCCAGATCAAGCAGTGTTCAGACAGCACCGCCCTGTCCTCCCTGGCTCGGATGCTGCACGAGGACATCCTCACCGACATCACCATCAACGCGGCGGACGGCAGCGTGCGTGCGCACCGCGCGATCCTGGTGACGCGGTCGCCGGTGTTCCGGAGCATGTTCTCGCACGACCTCCGGGAGAAGGAGCTCTCCACCGTGGACATCTCTGACATGACCGTGGACGCGTGCCACGCCTTCCTCAGCTACATCTACGGCGACGTGCGCGGTGAGGAGTTCCTGGCGAACCGGCTGGCGCTCCTCCGCGCCGCCGACAAGTACGACATCGACGACCTCAGGGAGGCCTGCCACGAGAGCCTGCTTGAGGACATCGACACGGGCAACGTGCTGGAGCGGCTGCAGACGGCGCACCTGTACCGGCTGCCCAGGCTCAAGGGCGGCTGCCTGAGGTTCCTGGTGGACTTCAGGAAGGTGTACGAGATGCACGACGACCTCAACGCGTTCCTGCAGACGGCCGACAGGGACCTCGTGGCCGAGGTGTTCCATGGCGTCCTTGCTGCGTGGAGCGGGCGGTGA